A single region of the Eulemur rufifrons isolate Redbay chromosome 8, OSU_ERuf_1, whole genome shotgun sequence genome encodes:
- the CNR2 gene encoding cannabinoid receptor 2, with the protein MEDCWVMEITNGSKDGLNFNPMKDYMILSGPQKIAVAVLCTFLGLLTALENLVVLYLILSSHRLRKKPSYLFIGSLAGADFLASVVFACSFVNFHVFHGVDSKAIFLLKIGSVTMTFTASVGSLLLTAIDRYLCLRYPPAYKALLTRGRALVTLGITWVISALVSYLPLMGWTCCPSPCSELFPLIPNDYLLGWLLFIAFLFSGIFYTYGHVLWKAHQHVASLAEHRHRQVPGMARMRLDVRLAKTLGLVLAVLLVCWFPVLALMVHSLTTTLSDQVKKVFAFCSMLCLVNSMVNPVIYALRSWEIRSSAHRCLARWRRCLRDIGPEGKNEAPRSSVTETEADVKITPWADSGDLYC; encoded by the coding sequence ATGGAGGATTGCTGGGTGATGGAGATAACCAATGGCTCCAAGGATGGCTTGAATTTCAACCCCATGAAGGATTACATGATCCTGAGTGGCCCCCAAAAGATAGCCGTTGCGGTGTTGTGCACATTTCTGGGCCTACTAACCGCCCTGGAGAACCTGGTTGTGCTCTATCTGATTCTGTCCTCCCACCGGCTCCGCAAGAAGCCCTCATACCTATTCATTGGCAGCTTGGCTGGAGCTGACTTCCTGGCTAGTGTGGTCTTTGCATGCAGCTTTGTAAATTTCCATGTCTTCCATGGTGTGGACTCCAAGGCCATCTTCCTGCTGAAGATTGGCAGTGTGACCATGACCTTCACAGCCTCTGTGGGCAGCCTACTGCTGACCGCCATTGATCGCTACCTCTGTCTGCGCTACCCACCTGCATACAAAGCTCTCCTCACCCGTGGGAGGGCACTGGTGACCCTGGGCATCACATGGGTCATCTCAGCACTGGTCTCCTACCTGCCCCTCATGGGATGGACTTGCTGTCCCAGTCCCTGCTCTGAGCTTTTCCCACTGATCCCCAATGACTACCTGCTGGGCTGGCTCCTGTTCATCGCCTTCCTCTTCTCTGGCATCTTCTACACCTACGGGCACGTCCTTTGGAAGGCCCATCAGCACGTAGCCAGCCTGGCTGAGCACCGGCACAGGCAGGTGCCAGGAATGGCCCGGATGAGGCTGGACGTGAGGTTGGCCAAGACCCTGGGGCTGGTGCTGGCTGTGCTGCTCGTGTGCTGGTTCCCGGTACTGGCGCTCATGGTCCACAGCCTGACCACCACGCTCAGCGACCAGGTCAAGAAGGTCTTTGCCTTCTGCTCCATGCTGTGCCTTGTCAACTCCATGGTCAACCCTGTCATCTACGCCCTGCGGAGTTGGGAGATCCGCTCCTCCGCCCATCGTTGCCTGGCCCGCTGGAGGAGGTGTCTGAGGGACATTGGGcctgaaggaaaaaatgaagccCCAAGGTCCTCAGTCACCGAGACAGAGGCCGATGTGAAAATCACCCCATGGGCAGATTCCGGAGACCTGTACTGCTGA